In Candidatus Nealsonbacteria bacterium CG07_land_8_20_14_0_80_39_13, the genomic stretch AAAGGGGAATATAGATTGTTTACCGATGCCGATAATTCTACCAGCATTGATCAGGTGGAGAAAATGTTGCCTGAATTTAAGAAAGGATATGATATAATCATCGGCTCAAGAGACATAAAGGGAGCAATTTTGATTCCTGCTCAACCGATGATAAGGAGATTTTTAGGCGAAGTTTTCGGATTTCTCACAAATTTTCTCTGCGGAACATGGGGGCTCATGGATACGCAATGCGGGTTTAAAGGGATGACCAAAGGATCGGTAGATAAAGTTATTCCAAAATGCAGAATTGACCGTTTTGCTTTTGACCCTGAAATTCTGGCTGTTTCTAAAAAATTTGGATTTAAAATAAAAGAAATTCCCGTTACATGGAAAAATGATTTAGCGAGCACAGTGAAGTTCAGCGGTATGGTGAAAATGGGGTTAGACTTGCTTAAAATCAGATGGAATTTAATTTCAGGGAAATATAATGACAAAAAGTAAAAAAGAAAAAAATTCTGCGTCGGAGCTCCGTTACGATTTGGTTAATAATGACTGGGTCGTTATCAGCAAGAAAAGAACTAAGAAATGGAGCGAGTTTGAGAACGGCAAAAAAAGAAAAAAAGTTCTAAGCAAGGATTGTTTTTTTTGCCACATTGAAACGCAAAATACCCCAACGCTTATTTTCGCCGGCGGAAAGGAGATTCCTTTTAAGCAGGGAGATAAAATTCCAAAAAATTGGACAACGGTTTGTTTTCCTAATAAATTTCCGGCCTTTGAAGCGGATTTAGAATTGGAAACAAAAAGGGTCGGGAAATTTTTCAGTGTTATGTCGGCGCTTGGTTTTCATGAAGTCGTCGCCACAAGGGACCATAATAAGCCATTGGCTCTTCTGCCGATTGAAAGAGTCAGGGAATTGATTGACGTCTATCAGTCGCGTTATTTGAAATTAATGGAATACGATTTCGTTAATTACATTTTTATTTTTCAGAATCATGGTCCTGAAGCCGGAGCGTCAGTCTATCATCCTCACTCGCAAATTATCACTACTTTTTTAGTTGACCAAGATTTGGCCAAAACAACTTCGCAGGCGAAGGAGTATTCAGAAAAAAATAAGGGATGTATTTATTGCGAAATTAATAAATGGGAAAGAGAACAGAAGGAAAGGGTTGTTTTTGAAAACGAGCATTTTATAGCCATTTGTCCTTTTGCTTATAAGTCAGCTTTTCAGGTAATTATTTCTCCCCAAAAGCACCTTTCTTATTTTGAAAAAATAACCGAAGAGGAAAAAAATGGTTTGGCGGAAGTTTTTAAAAAAGTTTTGACTATGATTTATAAGGGCTTGAATAATCCTTCTTACAATTTTTATCTCCACACGTCTCCCTGCGATGGGAAAAATCACGATTCTTATCATTGGCATTGGACGATTTTGCCGAAGACATATAAGTGGGCCGGTTTTGAGCTCGGAGCAAAAATGGAAATTTTAGGAATCAGTCCGGAAGAAGCAGCCGCTTTCTTACGCAAACAAAAATGAAATATCTGATTGTAGCCAATTGGAAGATGAATCCGGCAAGCTTGGATGAAGCTAAGCGAATTTTTAATTCAGTGAGTTCGGGATTAAGAAAGGTGTCGGCCAAAGGCCGATCCCGCTTCAGCGGGAAAAACGCAGAGGTTGTGATTTGTCCTCCCTTTATTTACTTGCAGGCCGCAACCGAAGGCGGAGGAGGGTTTGCTATCGGTTCGCAGACGTGTTTTTCAAAAGACGAAGGCGCTTTTACAGGCGAAATTTCAGCGAAAATGTTGAAAAATTTCGGATGTGAATATGTGATTATCGGTCATTCGGAGAGAAGGGTAATTCTTAAAGAAACTGACCATATAATAAATAAAAAAATTAAAGGAGCTTTAAAAAGCGGATTGAAGCCGATTTTATGCATTGACAAGTTATCTCAAGTTAAAAAAGGAATTGAGGGACTTTCTCAAGGGCAATCCCAAAAGATAATTTTAGCTTTTGAACCGATTAGCGCCATCGGCACAGGCGAGCCGTATGATATCTCTGATGCAAAAAAAATGAATAATTTGTTTAAGAAGAATTTTCCTAAGAACATTTTGCTTTACGGCGGAAGCGTTGGTTCTAAAAATGCAAAGGATTATATTGAGGCGGGATTTAACGGGCTTTTAGTCGGTGGCGCTTCTCTAAATCCAAAAGAATTTATTCAGATAGTGAATAATTTGAATATATGAAATTGTTTGAGGTCAGGGAAAAATATCTAAAATTTTTTCAGGAAAGAGGGCACAAAATTATTCCTTCCAGCTCTTTGATTCCGGAAAACGACCCAACCACTCTTTTTACCGGTTCAGGCATGCAGCCATTGGTTCCTTATCTTCTTGGAGAACAGCATCCGCAGGGGATGCGCTTGGCTGATTCGCAGAAAAGTTTTCGGGCTGAAGACATAGAGGAAATAGGAGATAATCGGCATACTACATTTTTTGAAATGCTGGGTAACTGGAGTTTGGGAGATTATTTTAAGGAAGAGCAGATTCAGTGGATTTTTGAATTTTTGACTAAAGAAATCGGGCTTAATCCTAAAAATTTATACGTAACGGTTTTTAAAGGAAACGAAGAATTTAATTTGCCCAAGGACGAAGAGTCAGCCGACATTTGGAAAAGAATGTTTTCTTCGGTTGGAATAGAGGCCGGGGCAGACAGGATTTTTTATTATTCTGAAAAAAAGAATTGGTGGTCGCGTCCGGGCGTTCCCTCAAAAATGCCTATAGGCGAACCCGGAGGACCCAATTCAGAAGTATTCTGGGATTTTGGAGTTGACTTAAAGATTCATGAAAGCTCTCCCTATAAAGACGAAGCTTGCCATCCGAATTGCGATTGCGGAAGATTTTTAGAGATAGGGAATAATGTTTTTATGAAATATAAAAAAACAAAAGATGGGTTTGAAGATTTGCCTAAAAAAAATGTTGATTTTGGCGGAGGATTGGAAAGAATAACAGCCGTTTCCAATAATAATCCGGATGTTTTCTTAGCGGATTTATTTGAAATCCCGATTTCAATCATTGAGAAAGTTTCCAACAAAAAATATGACGAATCGGAAAAAACCATAAAAGCTTTTCGCGTTATTTTAGACCACATTAGAGCATCTGTCTTTTTAATTTCCGACGGAGCTGTCCCCTCCAATAAAGATCAGGGATATTTCACAAGGCGCCTTGTCAGAAGGGCGATATGTTTTGGAAATGATATCGGAATTTTAAGCGATATTTGCGCCGAAGTCGGCAGGTCTTTTATTGAAGAATATAAGGAAATTTATCCCGAGCTGGAGAAGAACAAAGAAGCTATTTTAAAAGAATTGACCGGGGAAGAAGATAAATTTAAGATAACGCTGGAAAAGGGACTAAAGAAATTTAACGAGATGCTGGGGAAAAACGGATCAGAAGAAATTTCAAGCCATGATGTTTTTGATTTGTACCAGACCTACGGTTTTCCCTTTGAAATGACCAAGGAACTGGCAAAAGAAAAAGGAATTATAGTGAGCGATGAAGATTTCAAAAAGTGGATTGAGGAACATCAGGAAGTTTCGCGGAAGGGAGCGGAGAAGAAGTTTAAGGGCGGACTGGCTGATTCCGGCGAAGAAACCAGAAGACTTCATACAGCCACTCATTTATTGCAATCTGCTTTGAGGCGAGTTTTGGGAGAAGGCATTTTTCAAAAGGGGAGCAATATCACCTCCGAGAGACTAAGATTCGATTTTTCTTATGGAGAAAAAATGACCGAAGAACGAATAAAAGAAGTTGAAAGAATTGTTAATGAATGGATAAAGCAAGATATAGAAGTTGTCTGCGAGGAATTGTCTTATGAGAGCGCTAAGGAGAAAGGGGCGACGGGCTTGTTTGAAGATAAATATAGCGATATCGTTAAAGTATATAGCATCGGTGATGCGTCTTGTGAGATATGCGGCGGTCCTCATGCTAAGAGAACTTCGGAATTGGGAATTTTTAAAATTATAAAAGAGGAATCATCAAGTTCCGGCATCCGCCGTATTAAAGCAATTATCAGTAAATAATTTAAAGATTATGGTGAAAAAAATATTTGACATATTGCCTCCCCAGAAAATAGACAATTATGTTCCGAAGGAATTAAATGAGGAAAGATTAAAATCGGTTGAAAAAAAAGAGCCGGAAATGCCTTTCCGTAAACATAAAAGAGTCTTTTTGATTTCTAAAAAATATGTCTTAACCGTAATAGCCTTTTTCATGACGATTGCTGTTTTTATTGTTCTCTCCGCTTATTCTGATGCTGAAATTGAGGTTTGGCCGAAGACGGAAATATTGCCCCTGCAGATAAAGGTGTCTTTAGATAAATCTTTGAAGGAAGTTGATTTATCGAACAAGGCAATACCGGCAGAAGTTTCTAAAATAGAAAAAACTGCTTCGGGAATATTCGTTTCATCAGGAAAAAAAATAAAAGAGGAAAAGGCAGCGGGAGTAATCAGGATTTATAATGATTATTCTGTTCAGCAAATTTTAATGGTGGGAACACGGCTTCAGGCTTCGGCGGAAAAATTTCAGCCGTCTTTGGATAAAGGAGAGAATCCCTGGTTTAAGACAAAAGAGAGGATTGTTATCCCGCCGAAATCCCATAAGGATGTTAATGTCGTCGCTGACGCTTCAGGGCCGAAATATAATATAGATGCTTCTATTTTTTCTATTCCCGGTTTGGCCGGATTTCCTCAATATACTTATATTTACGGAAAATCAACGCAGAAATTCGCAGGCGGGGTCAAAGCTGAATTCCCGGAGGTTTTGCAAGGCGATTTAGATAAGGCAGAGAAGGAAGTTTCCGATAAGGCGGTTGCAGAATGTTTAATCGCCGTGAAGGGAGAATTTTCTCCATTAGGCTCGACGCTAAAAGATGAATTGTTCAAAACAAGCATCGTGGATAAATCTTTTTCGGCAACAGCCGGTTCGGAATCGGAAAAATTTAATTATCAGGCGAAAGCCAAATCAGAAGTAATTTCTTTTAAGGATGAGGATGTCAGAAATTTGGTTATGGGAATTATCTCCTCTCAATTGCCGGAGGGGAAATCTATTCATCAGGAAAGCTTGAAAATTGATTATTCAGTAAATAGTTCTGATTTTGGTTTAGGTAAAGCTGTCATCTCGCTGGACGTGAAAGTTAAAATTTATTCCGGCATTGACGAGAAATCTTTAAAAGATTCGCTGAAGGGAAAACCCTTAAATTTAGCAGAGGCGCTGTTAAGGGATAATCCTCAAATTACAAGGGCGCAAGTTAGGCTTTGGCCTTTCTGGGTGAAGAAAGTCGTTGACAACGGCGAAAGAATAAAAGTCAAACTTTTAGTTGACTAATTTTGATATATTTGCTAAATTAAATAATCATCTCTTAGAAAAGAGAAAATTTGATAAATGGAAAAAGAAAAAGGCATTCAAAAGTCGGGATTAATCGTAGAGGCTTTACCAAGCACTAATTTTCGTGTAAAATTAGACGACGGAGAAGAAGCGCTTTGCCATTTATCCGGAAGGTTAAGAAAATTTAAAATAAAAAT encodes the following:
- the galT gene encoding galactose-1-phosphate uridylyltransferase, coding for MTKSKKEKNSASELRYDLVNNDWVVISKKRTKKWSEFENGKKRKKVLSKDCFFCHIETQNTPTLIFAGGKEIPFKQGDKIPKNWTTVCFPNKFPAFEADLELETKRVGKFFSVMSALGFHEVVATRDHNKPLALLPIERVRELIDVYQSRYLKLMEYDFVNYIFIFQNHGPEAGASVYHPHSQIITTFLVDQDLAKTTSQAKEYSEKNKGCIYCEINKWEREQKERVVFENEHFIAICPFAYKSAFQVIISPQKHLSYFEKITEEEKNGLAEVFKKVLTMIYKGLNNPSYNFYLHTSPCDGKNHDSYHWHWTILPKTYKWAGFELGAKMEILGISPEEAAAFLRKQK
- the tpiA gene encoding triose-phosphate isomerase (Reversibly isomerizes the ketone sugar dihydroxyacetone phosphate to the aldehyde sugar glyceraldehyde-3-phosphate), whose translation is MKYLIVANWKMNPASLDEAKRIFNSVSSGLRKVSAKGRSRFSGKNAEVVICPPFIYLQAATEGGGGFAIGSQTCFSKDEGAFTGEISAKMLKNFGCEYVIIGHSERRVILKETDHIINKKIKGALKSGLKPILCIDKLSQVKKGIEGLSQGQSQKIILAFEPISAIGTGEPYDISDAKKMNNLFKKNFPKNILLYGGSVGSKNAKDYIEAGFNGLLVGGASLNPKEFIQIVNNLNI
- a CDS encoding alanine--tRNA ligase, with product MKLFEVREKYLKFFQERGHKIIPSSSLIPENDPTTLFTGSGMQPLVPYLLGEQHPQGMRLADSQKSFRAEDIEEIGDNRHTTFFEMLGNWSLGDYFKEEQIQWIFEFLTKEIGLNPKNLYVTVFKGNEEFNLPKDEESADIWKRMFSSVGIEAGADRIFYYSEKKNWWSRPGVPSKMPIGEPGGPNSEVFWDFGVDLKIHESSPYKDEACHPNCDCGRFLEIGNNVFMKYKKTKDGFEDLPKKNVDFGGGLERITAVSNNNPDVFLADLFEIPISIIEKVSNKKYDESEKTIKAFRVILDHIRASVFLISDGAVPSNKDQGYFTRRLVRRAICFGNDIGILSDICAEVGRSFIEEYKEIYPELEKNKEAILKELTGEEDKFKITLEKGLKKFNEMLGKNGSEEISSHDVFDLYQTYGFPFEMTKELAKEKGIIVSDEDFKKWIEEHQEVSRKGAEKKFKGGLADSGEETRRLHTATHLLQSALRRVLGEGIFQKGSNITSERLRFDFSYGEKMTEERIKEVERIVNEWIKQDIEVVCEELSYESAKEKGATGLFEDKYSDIVKVYSIGDASCEICGGPHAKRTSELGIFKIIKEESSSSGIRRIKAIISK
- a CDS encoding translation initiation factor IF-1; its protein translation is MEKEKGIQKSGLIVEALPSTNFRVKLDDGEEALCHLSGRLRKFKIKILTGDRVTVELSPYDIKRGRITYRGK